The Methylomonas koyamae genome has a segment encoding these proteins:
- a CDS encoding alginate export family protein translates to MKPLPVCNTWAAIAVGGIYLAGTATVAQAAEKKSYSRPPFAVFSSQMPDALLGNDKYEKPVWNLHDSLGLPKWLSVGLEQRTRYETLDNAFKANGKGGDQQIALQSDLWLQAGFDAFRLGAEFLDARALAADSGSGINNTHADQADFIQGYLAWAKQNIFYSGLGFEVVAGRQTLNLGSRRLVARNAMRNTINTFTGVKLRLLDYNAWQFTGFVTMPVNRYPTAALDLLEETHEFDEEDTHTWFSGGFLELYNLLGNTSAEIYLYHLDEGDSIRNPTRNRRYFTPGARLFSKPAKSSFDFQLETIGQFGTVRATSGARDGLDQQHSAWYQHADVGYSFDAPWSPHLTLEYDYASGDDNPNDNKEQRFDTLYGARRFEFGATGIYGAFARTNVNSPGARITFSPRGDVQASVSHRLFWLASPTDSWAGTGLQDKTGRSGDSVGQQLELTTRWDVNSSLNFETGWSHLFKGEFARIAPSAPRTPDTDYFYLQSLLRF, encoded by the coding sequence ATGAAACCCTTACCAGTCTGCAACACGTGGGCGGCTATCGCCGTCGGCGGCATTTACCTGGCCGGCACCGCGACCGTAGCGCAAGCCGCCGAGAAGAAAAGCTACAGCCGGCCGCCGTTTGCCGTTTTTTCCAGCCAAATGCCGGACGCCTTACTGGGCAACGACAAATACGAAAAGCCGGTCTGGAATCTGCACGACAGCCTCGGCTTGCCGAAATGGCTATCGGTCGGACTGGAGCAGCGTACCCGCTACGAAACGCTGGATAACGCCTTCAAAGCCAACGGCAAAGGCGGCGACCAGCAAATCGCACTGCAAAGCGACCTTTGGCTGCAGGCCGGTTTCGATGCCTTCCGCCTTGGCGCGGAATTTCTGGATGCCCGAGCGCTGGCAGCCGACAGCGGTTCCGGCATTAACAACACCCACGCCGACCAGGCCGATTTCATCCAGGGCTATCTGGCCTGGGCCAAGCAGAATATTTTCTACAGCGGTCTCGGTTTCGAAGTAGTGGCCGGCCGCCAAACCCTGAATCTGGGCAGCCGGCGCCTGGTGGCGCGCAACGCGATGCGCAATACGATCAACACCTTTACCGGCGTTAAATTGCGGCTGCTGGACTACAACGCTTGGCAATTCACCGGCTTCGTCACGATGCCGGTCAACCGCTATCCGACCGCTGCATTAGATTTGCTCGAGGAAACTCACGAATTCGACGAGGAAGACACCCACACCTGGTTTTCCGGCGGGTTCTTGGAGCTTTACAATTTGCTAGGTAACACCAGCGCCGAAATTTATTTGTACCATCTGGACGAAGGCGACAGTATCCGCAATCCGACCCGCAACCGCCGCTATTTCACGCCGGGAGCCCGGCTATTCAGCAAGCCGGCCAAGTCCAGTTTCGACTTTCAATTGGAGACGATCGGCCAGTTCGGCACGGTCAGAGCGACCAGCGGCGCCCGCGACGGCTTGGACCAACAGCACAGCGCCTGGTACCAGCACGCCGATGTCGGCTACAGTTTCGATGCGCCCTGGTCCCCGCATCTGACACTGGAATACGATTACGCCAGCGGCGACGACAATCCGAATGACAATAAAGAGCAACGGTTCGATACCCTTTACGGCGCTCGCCGGTTCGAGTTCGGCGCCACCGGCATTTACGGTGCGTTCGCTCGCACCAACGTCAACTCGCCCGGCGCTCGAATCACGTTTTCGCCGCGTGGCGATGTCCAGGCATCGGTGTCGCACCGCTTGTTCTGGCTAGCCTCGCCGACCGACAGTTGGGCCGGCACCGGCTTGCAGGATAAAACCGGCCGCAGCGGCGATTCGGTCGGCCAACAATTGGAATTGACGACGCGCTGGGACGTGAACAGCAGCCTGAATTTCGAAACCGGCTGGAGCCATTTGTTCAAAGGCGAATTCGCCAGAATCGCGCCGTCCGCACCGCGCACCCCGGATACCGATTATTTTTACCTGCAAAGCCTGCTCAGGTTTTAA